A single Denticeps clupeoides chromosome 7, fDenClu1.1, whole genome shotgun sequence DNA region contains:
- the setd2 gene encoding histone-lysine N-methyltransferase SETD2 isoform X2, with protein sequence MDDLVTSELREEGDDAPIKVENPAKPVIFKGLAPRVILSNRLLPKGTKTKVNLDEQGRQKVSFSLGQTKKPLPNLFLAPQKPEKAVEPPSALPTVISPPPDQAVHHIVSKTNTNDAFKDLIPVPETTPPIPTVSCSPTKSKPDLVKMHFKKQILSVSVTSVLSEEVHSEKELQVQTLTRTTTESSEDQRFRSLVSDSDFNAMQNEPEDKWIPCPIAHSSHIGNEDKDNSCTKALEDNKKVQSQSDSTFPGSESDGDSVQTSSSQKSGDPKSSVKLEGSKKDVKKVSSISKVEESGKSSRTERSERVSSYSKSEHDSRHTSSHSSRCDKERRRTKSRSRSRSWGPRPSSSYRSDRSRSDRQSRSDRSYYRDSERRSHRFSPHRERRRSRSRTDCRSRDSSDSEDDRRRTRTRGSDSNRASMHSSSHRDSKSSYSKSRRDSKSPRSSESDKKVQYSKSEQSSRRTSDYEPNRRCSPESETGRRKSSAQSRTENALKASHSSQGSSNHSSEKKVRKSSGSSDSDEEHVRKCQTQVSDRSSGSWSNSALNKTGTERQSSYCILKPGTNQVSQSVEPEVSIKDDLKSVRSNSPADLLNNSRKTCPTQCESQFDGTQTFGRLDSEHLSRSNQSLLCESTVQNVVQDVLSSEEQQAELGLNDQVGPESSLSPNEDGSKLNRTSVKELPCSNPLKQNTKSDSPVHSSGGESIMPSSTNSSPHNECSSGHCTETLIVKVEQNQVPLTKTCHMKKSRWDIVGQEMSDTENSQKSVCQDGKPSVKKMVSVKSIEFNKDGSEDQCVNMDLCVKHGAPAHSGNPSEVETEEDLLGTFHRDLNEKPTELLDTAIQSHTHERSMSSDSASHVVQVPVADQKTSYAFAASDSYETRPCNTRSAEKPNDYLRKASQSKGVNQADRGHSDDSESEGFESDSDDGTVPLNRLHSVVIVPKNSTLTLEAKDALLSSTGPNTSHGQHHTNCQADGGEKSTNRVSPCSHNPQLRHRPVPREISDSMTSCPADNHHSLASALTVTCYQSQSNMVDSTSQLDASTAPSNVTTEPCHNLQGAMKEPSLGPPEHYVKPDSWHSVSSGMNLHRYIPDHFHSSSDSNGKEAISLVLAFPEQPSSTYQQPDSSYSSSQLPYLAPGFGQGSDYWSQHVASQGGREPYQSVPSQYYDPAGQIQPDSLTNDLEEDCGGRTGIRCSAAGFAEPPASSAFVQANEISSNCKGFVSTPMEGIVIADASRENLLKPHRGRGPPKKRRQELETDSDNEAEAGLASKRECLQVEGSRVSLDRKDNPAVEAHKPLLSLKQFLDPTIWKEKAKAKKMPPYFDLIEENLYLTERKKNKSHRDIKRMQCECGLLSKEERSRGAVACGEDCLNRLLMIECSSRCPNGVYCSNRRFQMKQHADFEVILTENKGWGLRAAKDLPSNTFVLEYCGEVLDHKEFKCRVKEYARSKNIHYYFMALKNNEIIDATLKGNCSRFMNHSCEPNCETQKWTVNGQLRVGFFTTKAVTAGSELTFDYQFQRYGKEAQKCLCGAPSCRGFLGGENRVSVRAAGGKMKKERNRKKDSVSALTTVDEELEALLENGEGLYDEKEVISLCRLMVRVETMEQRLTCLKLIQNTQNPSCLKQFLDHHGLSLLWIFMVELSEAKGNSVNNNKLQMEIMKALAVLPISTKNMLEESRVLQFIQRWAQPAEIDGYSSENTSRAQTPLNTPDGSSLAKLGPEMDGDTPKRAVYRRLKIISENSLDSAMSDASKASDCKEEEEEEEDDEDDEDEPPQVETSESIAQEKKAQVEVTEEHQQETTDGKEPKQQEEAKDSEDKETEKTVDKAQGPSEDEVQEPPHQCEEATEEQEVVTEETAVSVALSYVFGVEQAEVLVPAVLEIQAENDAPSDMQSLVPGILTTGDSSTPATPSETAVEPGTLAPPALDPGTPAVDPETPAPPAFEPGTLAAPAEDPGTQEEDPGTLAAPAEDPGTQEEDPGTLAAPAEDPGTQEEEPETLAAPAEDPGTQEEEPGTLAAPAEDPGTQEEEPGTLAAPAEDPGTQEEEPETPAVEPETPEGDPGTPAAAPEGDPGTPAAAPEGDPGTPAAAPEGDPGAPAVEPGAPAAAPAGEPGAPAMEPGAPAAAPAGEPGAPAVEPGTPAAAPAPPSGEPGAPAPLAVDFSVALTESAPLETVAATPDEEAPMDTTESAAVPTELTTSSLPQDLVVVGTSSQDEEEGVSDVESEKSQEPPVRAADISDMAARLLDSWKDLKEVYRIPKKVQVEKEVTERIRDRDAQFTHRASSGSREREREKERERERDWDRDWDRERDRERESLRGAERRRRRLSPSPPPPSAYERSRRIDERFEATNGSKKKGRTKERNKLTTEERRKLFEQEVAQREAQKQQQQQQQQQQQQQQQQLHTLTFDQLAYTSSPHGFITYPPGYPIQTYVDPTNPNAGKVLLPTPPVESLCPRGAAAPPGTLPFEQTPAQPHLHDLAVTSPASSNSTSVQTPAVSISGALPVHITAPLELRPSPAAAATQFAQPAAPAAQDSGVAVLAVAAQAAGQPGQQGYATLWEPVGLQQQPVAVQTQAAAQVQPYPAPAQAPPATIYYQGQPCQTIYSIPTAYPPTSTPVIQTYTEPAGYLHGQQVYPAHQQGVVVQQGGTVTTIVTSQTVQQEMIVPNGIMDLPPPSPPKPKTIVLPPSWKVARDPEGKIYYYHIITRQTQWDPPSWEGGSEEVGVDHEAEMDLGTPTYDENPSKFSTKTAEADTSSELAKKSKEVFRKEMSQFIVQCLNPYRKPDCKLGRISNTEDFKHLARKLTHGVMNKELKSCKNPEDLECNENVKHKTKEYIKKYMQKFGSVYRPKEDTEMD encoded by the exons ATGGACGACCTAGTGACCTCGGAGCTCAG GGAGGAAGGAGATGATGCACCC ATTAAGGTGGAAAACCCTGCAAAACCAGTCATATTTAAAGGGCTTGCTCCCAGGGTTATATTGTCAAATCGTCTCCTTCCCAAGGGAACCAAGACCAAGGTGAACCTGGACGAGCAGGGTCGACAGAAGGTTTCCTTTAGTTTGGGTCAGACCAAGAAGCCACTACCCAACTTATTTCTGGCCCCCCAGAAGCCAGAAAAAGCAGTTGAACCCCCATCTGCTTTGCCAACTGTGATTTCACCTCCTCCAGACCAAGCAGTGCATCATATTGTatccaaaacaaacacaaacgaTGCATTCAAGGATCTCATCCCAGTGCCAGAGACAACACCACCTATACCCACAGTGTCCTGCTCTCCCACCAAATCTAAACCTGACCTGGTGAAGATGCACTTTAAGAAACAGATTCTGAGTGTTTCTGTCACCAGTGTCTTATCTGAGGAGGTCCATTCAGAGAAGGAGCTTCAGGTCCAAACGCTTACCAGGACGACGACTGAATCATCAGAGGACCAGCGCTTTAGGAGTTTGGTCAGTGACTCTGATTTTAATGCCATGcaaaatgaaccagaagataaATGGATTCCTTGTCCTATAGCTCATTCTTCCCATATTGGGAATGAGGATAAGGATAACAGTTGCACCAAGGCCCTGGAAGATAACAAAAAGGTCCAGTCTCAGTCAGATAGCACATTCCCTGGTTCAGAATCTGATGGTGATTCGGTACAGACTTCTTCTAGTCAGAAGTCTGGTGATCCCAAGAGCTCAGTCAAGTTGGAAGGTTCAAAGAaagatgtgaaaaaagtgagCTCTATTTCCAAGGTAGAAGAATCAGGAAAATCCTCTAGGACTGAGAGAAGTGAACGGGTTTCTAGTTATTCTAAGTCAGAACATGACTCAAgacacacatcttcacattcTTCACGATGTGATAAAGAACGAAGGAGGACCAAGAGTCGGTCAAGGTCTAGGTCTTGGGGTCCTCGTCCAAGCTCTTCCTACAGATCTGACCGGTCAAGAAGTGACAGACAGTCGAGGTCTGATAGGTCATATTACCGTGACTCTGAAAGAAGGTCACATCGGTTTTCACCCCATCGAGAAAGGAGGAGGTCACGCTCTCGAACTGACTGCAGGTCAAGGGACAGCTCTGACTCTGAGGATGATCGTAGGAGGACTCGGACTCGTGGCAGTGACTCAAATAGAGCATCAATGCATTCAAGCTCTCACAGAGACTCAAAGTCTTCTTACTCAAAATCACGAAGGGATTCAAAGTCACCTCGCTCTTCTGAGTCCGATAAGAAAGTCCAGTACTCTAAATCTGAGCAGTCCAGTAGGAGAACAAGTGACTATGAACCTAATAGGAGATGCTCTCCAGAGTCTGAAACAGGTCGGAGAAAATCAAGTGCCCAGTCGCGAACAGAAAACGCATTGAAAGCTTCTCATTCCAGTCAAGGATCCTCAAATCATTCTTCTGAGAAGAAAGTGAGAAAAAGTAGTGGCAGTTCAGACTCTGATGAGGAGCATGTGAGGAAGTGTCAGACCCAAGTTTCAGATAGGTCCTCAGGCTCTTGGAGCAACTCTGCACTAAACAAGACTGGAACAGAACGACAATCATCGTATTGCATCCTGAAGCCAGGTACTAATCAAGTCAGTCAAAGTGTTGAACCTGAGGTAAGCATTAAAGATGATTTAAAAAGTGTACGAAGCAACAGCCCAGCAGATCTTTTAAATAACTCCAGAAAGACATGCCCAACGCAATGTGAATCCCAGTTTGATGGTACACAGACATTTGGCAGGCTTGATTCTGAACATTTATCAAGAAGTAACCAGAGTTTGTTGTGTGAAAGTACTGTGCAAAATGTAGTCCAGGATGTATTGAGTTCTGAAGAACAGCAAGCAGAGCTTGGCTTGAATGACCAAGTTGGTCCAGAATCCAGCCTTTCTCCAAATGAAGATGGATCAAAATTAAACAGGACTTCTGTGAAAGAACTGCCATGTTCAAATCCCTTGAAACAGAACACTAAATCTGACAGTCCTGTGCATTCCAGTGGAGGCGAAAGCATTATGCCATCTTCTACAAATAGCAGTCCTCACAATGAATGTTCATCAGGTCACTGTACTGAGACACTAATTGTCAAAGTGGAGCAGAaccaggtgccactgacaaaAACATGCCATATGAAAAAATCCAGATGGGATATTGTTGGACAGGAGATGTCAGACACTGAAAATTCTCAAAAATCAGTTTGCCAAGATGGGAAGCCCTCTGTGAAAAAAATGGTGTCTGTGAAGAGTATAGAGTTCAACAAAGACGGTTCTGAGGATCAGTGCGTTAATATGGATCTTTGTGTGAAACACGGTGCTCCAGCACACTCTGGAAATCCCTCGGAGGTTGAGACGGAGGAGGATTTGCTTGGCACTTTCCATCGAGATTTGAATGAAAAGCCAACAGAGTTGTTAGACACTGCAATACAGTCCCACACCCATGAAAGAAGTATGTCTTCAGACAGTGCATCTCATGTAGTTCAAGTGCCTGTGGCAGACCAGAAGACCAGTTATGCTTTTGCTGCGAGCGATTCTTATGAGACGAGACCGTGCAACACAAGGAGTGCAGAGAAGCCCAATGATTATTTGCGGAAGGCCAGCCAGTCCAAAGGCGTAAACCAAGCTGATAGAGGCCACAGTGATGACAGTGAATCCGAGGGTTTTGAATCTGATTCAGATGATGGCACCGTGCCTTTGAATAGACTACATTCCGTGGTGATAGTGCCAAAAAATTCAACCCTTACACTGGAAGCAAAGGATGCACTCCTGTCTTCTACCGGTCCGAACACCAGTCATGGGCAACACCACACAAATTGCCAAGCAGATGGTGGGGAGAAAAGCACCAACAGAGTGAGTCCATGTAGCCACAACCCTCAGCTCAGGCACAGGCCTGTTCCCCGTGAAATCAGTGACAGTATGACATCTTGTCCTGCCGATAATCATCATTCACTTGCCTCTGCATTAACCGTTACCTGTTACCAGTCTCAGAGTAATATGGTTGATAGCACTAGCCAGTTAGACGCTTCTACTGCTCCATCAAATGTCACCACGGAGCCCTGCCACAACTTACAAGGCGCTATGAAGGAGCCCAGCCTTGGCCCTCCGGAGCACTATGTTAAACCAGATAGCTGGCACAGCGTAAGCAGTGGAATGAATTTGCACCGTTACATCCCTGATCATTTCCATTCCTCCAGTGACTCAAATGGGAAGGAAGCCATTAGCTTGGTTTTAGCATTTCCTGAACAACCTAGTAGCACATACCAGCAACCAGACAGCAGCTATAGTTCTTCCCAACTACCTTACCTTGCCCCTGGTTTTGGGCAAGGCAGTGACTACTGGAGCCAGCATGTGGCTTCTCAAGGTGGCAGAGAACCTTATCAATCTGTGCCTTCTCAGTACTATGACCCTGCAGGCCAAATTCAGCCAGACTCCTTGACAAATGACCTTGAGGAGGACTGTGGAGGAAGAACAGGAATCCGATGTTCAGCAGCGGGGTTCGCCGAGCCTCCTGCGTCATCCGCTTTTGTGCAAGCCAATGAAATTAGCAGCAACTGCAAAGGCTTCGTTTCTACCCCCATGGAGGGAATAGTTATTGCTGATGCATCAAGAGAGAATCTTCTGAAGCCTCACAGAGGACGGGGCCCACCTAAGAAAAGGCGCCAGGAGCTGGAGACTGACTCTGACAATGAGGCAGAGGCTGGACTTGCAAGCAAAAGGGAGTGTCTGCAGGTCGAGGGTTCTAGGGTTTCTCTGGATCGCAAGGATAATCCGGCAGTTGAAGCTCATAAACCACTTCTCAGTTTAAAACAGTTTTTGGATCCCACAATTTGGAAAGAGAAGGCTAAGGCCAAGAAGATGCCTCCTTATTTTGACCTTATTGAGGAGAATCTCTATCTTACTGAGCG TAAGAAGAACAAATCCCATCGTGACATCAAGCGCATGCAGTGTGAATGCGGGCTGCTTTCAAAGGAGGAGCGCTCACGAGGGGCAGTTGCGTGTGGTGAGGACTGCCTTAACCGCCTCCTGATGATTGAGTG CTCTTCACGCTGTCCAAATGGTGTTTATTGCTCAAATCGACGCTTCCAGATGAAACAGCATGCAGACTTTGAAGTCATCTTGACCGAAAACAAAGGGTGGGGATTACGCGCAGCCAAGGATTTACCATC AAACACATTTGTCTTGGAGTATTGTGGAGAGGTGCTTGATCATAAAGAGTTCAAGTGTAGAGTGAAAGAGTATGCCCGCAGCAAAAACATCCATTACTACTTCATGGCCCTTAAAAACAATGAG ATTATCGATGCCACTCTGAAAGGGAACTGCTCACGATTCATGAACCACAGCTGTGAACCCAACTGTGAGACCCAAAAG TGGACCGTGAATGGTCAGCTCAGAGTCGGCTTCTTCACCACCAAAGCTGTGACTGCTGGATCTGAACTCACCTTTGACTACCAGTTTCAGAGATATGG GAAAGAGGCGCAGAAGTGTTTGTGTGGCGCACCCAGCTGCCGGGGCTTTCTTGGAGGGGAGAATCGGGTCAGCGTCCGGGCAGCTGGAGGCAAAATGAAGAAGGAGCGCAACAGAAAGAAGGATTCTGTGAGCGCGCTCACTACG GTGGATGAGGAATTGGAGGCTCTGCTGGAGAATGGTGAGGGACTGTATGATGAAAAGGAAGTCATCTCGCTGTGTCGCCTCATGGTGAGAGTGGAGACAATGGAACAGCGGCTCACCTGCCTTAAGCTTATTCAG AACACCCAGAATCCTTCGTGCCTGAAGCAGTTCTTGGACCACCATGGACTCTCATTACTGTGGATATTCATGGTAGAGCTCTCCGAAGCCAAAGGGAATTCTGTTAACAACAACAAATTACAGATGGAA ATTATGAAGGCACTTGCAGTTTTACCAATCTCCACCAAGAACATGCTGGAAGAGAGCCGTGTTTTGCAGTTTATCCAGCGTTGGGCGCAGCCCGCTGAAATAGATGGTTACTCAAGTGAGAACACCTCCCGTGCCCAGACACCCCTCAACACTCCTGATGGGTCTTCCTTAGCCAAGCTTGGGCCAGAGATGGATGGGGACACACCCAAGCGTGCGGTGTACCGTCGTCTCAAAATAATTAGTGAGAACAGCTTGGATAGTGCAATGTCAGATGCTAGCAAGGCCTCTGATTgcaaggaggaggaagaagaggaggaagatgacGAAGATGATGAGGACGAACCTCCCCAGGTGGAAACATCAGAAAGTATTGCTCAGGAAAAGAAGGCTCAGGTCGAGGTGACAGAAGAACATCAACAGGAAACAACTGATGGCAAAGAACCAAAGCAGCAGGAGGAAGCAAAGGACAGTGAAGataaagagacagagaagacaGTAGACAAAGCACAGGGACCAAGTGAGGACGAGGTTCAGGAACCTCCCCACCAGTGCGAGGAGGCCACTGAGGAGCAAGAAGTGGTGACTGAGGAAACTGCCGTCTCTGTTGCCCTGTCCTATGTGTTTGGTGTTGAGCAGGCTGAGGTTCTTGTGCCTGCTGTCTTGGAGATCCAGGCAGAGAACGATGCTCCCAGTGACATGCAATCATTAGTTCCGGGCATTTTAACCACTGGAGATTCCTCCACACCAGCAACTCCTTCTGAAACTGCAGTGGAGCCCGGGACTCTGGCACCTCCGGCCTTGGATCCTGGGACTCCGGCAGTGGATCCCGAGACTCCGGCACCTCCAGCCTTTGAGCCCGGGACTCTGGCAGCTCCGGCAGAGGATCCCGGGACTCAGGAAGAGGATCCCGGGACTCTGGCAGCTCCGGCAGAGGATCCCGGGACTCAGGAAGAGGATCCCGGGACTCTGGCAGCTCCGGCAGAGGATCCCGGGACTCAGGAAGAGGAGCCCGAGACTCTGGCAGCTCCGGCAGAGGATCCCGGGACTCAGGAAGAGGAGCCCGGGACTCTGGCAGCTCCGGCAGAGGATCCCGGGACTCAGGAAGAGGAGCCCGGGACTCTGGCAGCTCCGGCAGAGGATCCCGGGACTCAGGAAGAGGAGCCCGAGACTCCGGCAGTGGAGCCCGAGACTCCGGAAG GGGATCCCGGGACTCCGGCAGCAGCTCCGGAAGGGGATCCCGGGACTCCGGCAGCAGCTCCGGAAGGGGATCCCGGGACTCCGGCAGCAGCTCCGGAAGGGGATCCCGGGGCTCCTGCCGTGGAGCCCGGGGCTCCGGCAGCAGCTCCGGCAGGGGAACCCGGGGCTCCGGCCATGGAGCCCGGGGCCCCGGCAGCAGCTCCGGCAGGGGAACCCGGGGCTCCGGCAGTGGAGCCCGGGACTCCGGCAGCAGCTCCGGCACCTCCGTCAGGGGAACCCGGGGCTCCGGCACCTCTGGCAGTTGACTTTTCTGTGGCTTTGACTGAGAGCGCACCATTGGAAACGGTGGCTGCTACTCCAGATGAAGAGGCACCAATGGACACTACAGAATCCGCTGCAGTCCCCACCGAGCTCACTACTTCCAGCCTACCACAAGACCTGGTAGTTGTGGGCACCTCATctcaggatgaggaggagggcgTGTCCGATGTAGAGAGCGAGAAGAGCCAGGAGCCGCCCGTCAGGGCAGCTGACATCAGCGACATGGCCGCTCGACTATTGGACAGCTGGAAAGATTTGAAG GAGGTGTACAGAATACCAAAGAAGGTTCAAGTTGAGAAGGAAGTTACTG AACGCATTCGAGACCGAGATGCGCAGTTCACACATCGCGCCTCCTCTGGAAGCAGAGAAAGGGAGCGGGAAAAAGAGCGGGAACGCGAGAGGGACTGGGACCGAGACTGGGACCGCGAACGTGATCGTGAACGGGAAAGCCTTCGCGGTGCCGAGCGTCGGCGCCGCCGCCTATCGCCTTCCCCTCCGCCTCCATCAGCATATGAGAGGAGCAGAAGAATTGATGAAAG GTTCGAGGCAACAAATGGGAGCAAAAAGAAAGGTCGAACGAAGGAGCGCAACAAACTGACTACTGAGGAGCGCCGTAAACTGTTTGAACAGGAAGTAGCACAGCGTGAGgcccagaagcagcagcagcaacaacagcagcagcagcagcaacaacagcaacaacaactgCATACCTTAACCTTTGATCAACTAGCCTACACATCCAGTCCCCACGGCTTTATAACCTATCCTCCAGGTTACCCCATCCAGACCTACGTGGACCCTACTAACCCAAATGCTGGCAAGGTACTGCTGCCCACCCCCCCAGTGGAATCTCTGTGCCCTCGAGGAGCGGCAGCTCCTCCCGGTACATTGCCCTTCGAACAGACACCCGCCCAGCCACACCTACACGATCTAGCTGTGACCTCGCCAGCCTCCTCCAACTCCACTTCAGTACAGACTCCTGCGGTGTCCATCTCCGGCGCCCTGCCTGTGCACATCACCGCCCCGTTGGAGCTCCGGccttctccagctgcagcagcCACTCAGTTCGCTCAGCCTGCTGCGCCAGCAGCTCAGGACTCTGGCGTGGCCGTCCTGGCAGTTGCAGCTCAGGCGGCAGGCCAGCCTGGCCAGCAGGGCTACGCCACCTTGTGGGAGCCAGTGGGATTGCAGCAGCAGCCGGTGGCGGTCCAGACCCAGGCAGCGGCCCAAGTGCAGCCGTACCCAGCGCCTGCTCAGGCACCGCCTGCCACCATCTACTACCAGGGACAGCCCTGCCAGACCATCTACAGCATCCCTACGGCCTACCCTCCCACCAGCACCCCCGTCATACAG ACATACACCGAACCAGCTGGCTACCTGCATGGTCAACAAGTCTACCCCGCTCATCAACAGGGTGTGGTCGTGCAGCAGGGAGGCACAGTCACCACCATTGTCACCTCACAGACTGTCCAGCAG GAGATGATTGTGCCAAATGGCATCATGGACCtcccccctccttctcctccaaaGCCCAAAACCATTGTGTTGCCGCCCAGCTGGAAAGTGGCACGTGATCCAGAGGGGAAGATCTACTATTACCACATCATCACCAG ACAAACTCAGTGGGACCCACCAAGCTGGGAAGGTGGCAGTGAAGAGGTTGGTGTTGATCATGAGGCAGAGATGGACCTGGGCACGCCAACATATGATGAAAATCCCTCAAAG TTCTCGACAAAGACTGCTGAGGCGGACACTTCCAGTGAACTCGCCAAGAAGAGCAAGGAGGTTTTCCGCAAGGAG ATGTCGCAGTTTATCGTGCAATGCCTGAACCCATACCGCAAACCCGACTGCAAACTTGGCCGAATCAGCAACACGGAGGACTTCAAACACCTGGCAAGAAAG CTCACTCATGGAGTCATGAACAAAGAACTGAAGTCCTGCAAAAACCCGGAGGACCTGGAGTGCAATGAGAACGTCAAGCACAAGACCAAGGAGTACATCAAGAAGTACATGCAGAAGTTCGGCTCAGTCTACCGACCCAAGGAGGACACTGAGATGGATTAA